From one Pseudomonas fluorescens genomic stretch:
- a CDS encoding DUF2589 domain-containing protein — protein MDPRPPNNAPIIASDLCDITRGLQEAAAATNNLIAQQYIKLFDQFFDYDAEALGTPMKAKMVEVAMDDQHTMQIPLIALVSPRGLALERMQVDLSVRIQNTETTEANENLQRERFYVTVGGQSKRNGDAARDPDEVQIRMQFQACEPPEALNRLIEEYTNLISPRPLPAMPQPTDDSNEFIEAATVR, from the coding sequence TTGGACCCTCGCCCGCCAAACAACGCGCCCATCATCGCCAGCGACCTGTGCGATATCACTCGCGGTCTGCAGGAAGCCGCCGCTGCCACCAACAACCTGATTGCCCAGCAGTACATCAAGCTGTTCGACCAGTTTTTCGACTATGACGCCGAGGCGCTGGGCACGCCAATGAAAGCCAAGATGGTCGAAGTGGCGATGGATGACCAGCACACCATGCAGATCCCGCTGATCGCGCTGGTTTCACCACGGGGGCTGGCCCTTGAGCGTATGCAGGTCGACCTGTCGGTGCGGATTCAGAACACTGAAACCACCGAAGCCAACGAGAACCTGCAACGCGAGCGCTTCTATGTGACGGTCGGCGGCCAGAGCAAACGCAATGGCGATGCCGCACGCGACCCCGATGAAGTGCAGATCCGCATGCAGTTCCAGGCCTGTGAACCACCGGAAGCGCTGAACCGGCTGATCGAGGAGTACACCAACCTGATCAGTCCACGGCCCCTGCCCGCCATGCCCCAGCCCACGGACGACAGCAACGAGTTCATCGAAGCGGCGACCGTACGCTGA
- a CDS encoding GNAT family N-acetyltransferase, with amino-acid sequence MPESTAAPAEVRLLDGGYSREARSLLYHAYRHEPTFAFLFEAQRPGFDQRIRATVRELVKQHFLQDLPAIGLLVEDRLIGIALIAPPQRRLGITESWAWRMRMVLSTGFRCTRRYLDYQAALMACLPSDAVHVLPLLGIHPQFQGKHYGEQLLQAVHDWCAVDEHSQGVVLDTGNEHYLAFYQRQGYQEIGEIAVGPVREHVFFHPNPQSSQQALA; translated from the coding sequence ATGCCCGAATCGACTGCCGCACCGGCTGAAGTCCGTCTGCTCGATGGCGGCTACAGCCGTGAGGCGCGCTCCCTGCTGTATCACGCCTATCGCCATGAACCGACCTTTGCCTTTCTGTTCGAAGCCCAGCGCCCGGGGTTCGACCAGCGTATTCGCGCTACCGTGCGCGAGCTGGTCAAACAGCACTTTCTCCAGGATTTGCCCGCCATCGGCCTGCTGGTTGAAGACCGCCTGATCGGCATCGCCCTGATTGCGCCGCCGCAGCGGCGACTGGGCATTACCGAAAGCTGGGCCTGGCGCATGCGCATGGTGCTCAGCACCGGCTTTCGCTGCACCCGCCGCTACCTGGATTACCAGGCCGCGCTGATGGCCTGCCTGCCCAGTGATGCGGTGCATGTGTTGCCGTTGCTGGGGATTCACCCGCAATTTCAGGGCAAGCACTACGGCGAACAATTGTTACAGGCTGTGCACGACTGGTGCGCCGTGGATGAGCATTCTCAGGGCGTGGTGCTGGACACCGGCAATGAGCACTATCTGGCGTTTTACCAGCGTCAGGGCTATCAGGAAATTGGCGAGATCGCTGTAGGCCCGGTCCGCGAACACGTGTTCTTTCATCCCAATCCGCAGTCGTCGCAACAGGCGTTGGCCTGA
- a CDS encoding translocation/assembly module TamB domain-containing protein encodes MSRVIKFIVLGLLALLVLLVLGISLVLGTQAGSRWALGLVPGLELDNFQGRLAGQWQAERLLWEQGGDRVELVAPQLAWSPACLLRMTLCIERLEADQVNLAFAPGEAKPDSGPVQLPELKLPLAIELGSVRIGHLRLDGNEQLSQVQLAAHWTTGGLQIDSLQLQRDDLKLNLQGLLKPEADWPLQAQGQLQLPSVDGQPWQLALQVDGDLQKTLKLNADSSGYLQARLTGELQALAENLPAQLQISSEAFKPSAELPDTLQLNTLHLSAKGNLQNGYQLLGSASLPAEQGPVALNLQGRVDAKGAELSALDLSASAEQALKLKAKADWQQGLSAEAHIDWLDFPWLRLYPMEPAPEVALRRFTGQVQYRDGNYQGEFKGDLDGPAGAFSLSSPFKGDLKQVSLPQLQLTAGQGKAAGSVGVQFADGVAWDAALELSALNPAYWLAELPGTLAGPLRSKGEMKNGELRLDADLDLKGRLRGQPAVLKAVAQGAGQQWTLGTLDIRLGDNQINGSGSLQQRLAGQIDINLPRLGQLWPQLQGQVKGRLEVAGTLQAPQGSFVLQGQQLAQADNRVQRLSLDARLDNAQRAVIDLQAGSIRLGDTSLGVLTAKGAGDIRQQKLQLGLDGPQLKLDLGLDGQLDKGNWRGRLASGEIQAGGQDWRLQAAAKLQRLANGQVDFGAHCWRSGQASLCGEDQRLAPEPRLRYHLKQFPLQSLAQWLPKDFAWQGLLNADINLDVPASGPKGTILVDASGGTLRVREKDQWLDFPYQTLRLQSTLGPRRIDTRLDFQGDKLGELAVNTRLDPLAKNKPLSGDFRLTGLDLAIGRPFAPMVERLNGQLNGSGRLSGTLLAPQVNGSLNLVRGEVSGAELPISLEDLQVQALIAGEQVQLKGSWKSGESGQGSLNGQIGWGQALAVNLALQGQRLPVNVEPYAALEVAPDLKISLINDKLAVTGKVLVPKGKITVRELPPSTVKVSDDTVILGHQTEQGKPPMVMAMDIDVQVGQEKLSFSGFGLTANLLGHVHIGDNLDTRGELSLADGRYRAYGQRLTIRRARLLFAGPIDQPYLDIEAIRKTDDVVAGIRLSGSAEQPTTQVFSEPAMSQEQALSYLVLGRPLGTTGEDNNMLAEAALGLGLAGSAGITGSLASSLGIDDFQLDTQGSGNNTAVVASGNLTERLSLRYGVGVFEPANTIALRYKLSKKVYLEAASGLASSLDIFYKRDF; translated from the coding sequence GTGAGTCGCGTTATCAAATTCATCGTTCTGGGCCTGTTGGCCTTGCTGGTACTGCTGGTGCTGGGCATCAGCCTGGTGCTCGGTACTCAAGCCGGCAGCCGCTGGGCACTGGGGCTGGTACCCGGGCTTGAGCTGGATAATTTCCAGGGGCGCCTGGCCGGGCAGTGGCAAGCCGAGCGTTTGCTCTGGGAACAAGGCGGCGATCGGGTCGAGCTGGTGGCGCCGCAATTGGCCTGGTCGCCGGCCTGCCTGCTGCGCATGACCCTGTGCATCGAGCGCCTGGAAGCCGACCAGGTCAACCTGGCCTTCGCCCCCGGTGAAGCGAAGCCCGACAGCGGGCCGGTGCAACTGCCCGAACTCAAGCTGCCGCTGGCCATCGAGCTGGGCAGCGTGCGCATCGGCCATTTGCGCCTGGACGGCAATGAACAGCTCAGCCAAGTGCAACTGGCCGCGCACTGGACCACGGGCGGCCTGCAGATCGACAGCCTGCAACTGCAGCGCGATGACCTCAAGCTGAACCTGCAGGGCTTGCTCAAGCCCGAAGCCGACTGGCCGTTGCAGGCCCAAGGGCAACTGCAGTTGCCCAGTGTCGATGGCCAACCCTGGCAACTGGCATTGCAGGTGGACGGAGACTTGCAGAAAACCCTCAAGCTCAACGCAGACAGCAGTGGCTACCTGCAAGCACGCCTGACCGGCGAGTTGCAGGCGCTGGCCGAGAATCTGCCAGCGCAACTGCAGATCAGCAGTGAGGCGTTCAAACCCTCGGCCGAGCTGCCCGACACCCTGCAACTGAACACGCTGCACCTGAGCGCCAAGGGCAACCTGCAAAACGGCTATCAACTGCTGGGGTCGGCCAGCCTGCCCGCCGAACAGGGGCCGGTGGCGCTCAACCTGCAAGGCCGGGTCGATGCCAAGGGCGCAGAACTCAGCGCCCTGGACCTCAGCGCCAGCGCCGAACAAGCGCTGAAACTCAAGGCCAAGGCCGACTGGCAGCAAGGCTTGAGCGCTGAGGCCCACATCGACTGGCTGGACTTCCCCTGGTTGCGCCTGTATCCAATGGAGCCAGCACCAGAGGTAGCCTTGCGCCGTTTCACTGGCCAGGTGCAGTACCGCGATGGCAACTACCAGGGTGAGTTCAAAGGCGACCTGGACGGCCCGGCGGGAGCGTTCAGCCTCAGCAGCCCGTTCAAGGGTGACCTCAAGCAGGTCAGCCTGCCACAGCTTCAATTGACCGCTGGCCAAGGCAAGGCCGCGGGCAGTGTCGGCGTGCAATTTGCCGATGGCGTGGCCTGGGATGCGGCGCTGGAACTGTCGGCGCTGAACCCGGCGTACTGGCTGGCCGAATTGCCCGGCACCCTGGCCGGCCCGTTGCGCAGCAAGGGCGAAATGAAAAACGGCGAGTTGCGCCTGGATGCCGACCTTGACCTCAAGGGCCGCCTGCGTGGTCAACCGGCTGTGCTTAAAGCAGTGGCCCAAGGGGCAGGGCAGCAATGGACCCTGGGCACTCTGGACATCCGCCTGGGCGACAACCAGATCAATGGTAGTGGCAGTCTGCAACAGCGCCTGGCCGGGCAGATCGATATCAACCTACCGCGCCTGGGCCAGCTCTGGCCGCAGCTGCAAGGCCAGGTCAAAGGCCGCCTGGAGGTGGCCGGGACCTTGCAGGCCCCCCAGGGCAGCTTCGTGCTGCAAGGCCAGCAACTGGCCCAGGCCGACAACCGCGTGCAGCGCCTGAGCCTGGATGCGCGTCTGGACAACGCGCAACGCGCCGTCATCGACCTGCAGGCCGGCAGCATTCGCCTGGGCGATACCAGCCTCGGCGTGCTCACGGCCAAGGGCGCAGGTGATATTCGCCAGCAAAAACTGCAACTGGGCCTGGACGGGCCGCAGCTCAAGCTTGACCTGGGCCTGGATGGGCAACTGGACAAGGGCAACTGGCGCGGGCGCCTGGCAAGCGGCGAAATCCAGGCAGGCGGCCAGGACTGGCGACTGCAGGCTGCGGCGAAACTGCAGCGCCTGGCCAACGGTCAGGTGGATTTCGGCGCCCATTGCTGGCGTTCCGGCCAGGCCAGCCTGTGTGGCGAAGACCAGCGCCTGGCGCCCGAGCCGCGCCTGCGCTATCACCTCAAGCAGTTCCCGCTGCAAAGCCTGGCGCAGTGGCTGCCCAAGGACTTTGCCTGGCAGGGGCTGCTCAATGCCGACATCAACCTCGACGTGCCGGCCAGTGGGCCCAAGGGCACCATCCTCGTCGACGCCAGCGGCGGCACCTTGCGCGTGCGCGAAAAGGATCAGTGGCTGGACTTCCCCTACCAGACCCTGCGCCTGCAAAGCACCCTGGGCCCGCGGCGCATCGACACGCGCCTGGATTTTCAGGGCGACAAACTCGGCGAGCTGGCGGTCAACACCCGGCTTGATCCGTTGGCAAAAAACAAACCTTTGAGCGGTGATTTCCGCCTCACCGGCCTGGACCTGGCCATCGGCCGTCCGTTCGCGCCGATGGTCGAGCGCCTCAATGGCCAGCTCAATGGCAGCGGGCGCCTGTCTGGCACCCTGCTGGCGCCCCAGGTCAATGGCAGCCTGAACCTTGTGCGTGGTGAAGTCAGCGGTGCCGAGCTGCCGATCAGCCTGGAGGATCTGCAAGTACAGGCGCTGATCGCCGGCGAGCAGGTTCAGCTCAAGGGTAGCTGGAAAAGCGGTGAGTCCGGCCAGGGCAGCCTGAACGGGCAGATCGGTTGGGGCCAGGCCCTGGCCGTCAACCTGGCGCTGCAGGGCCAGCGTCTGCCGGTCAACGTCGAACCCTACGCGGCCCTCGAAGTGGCCCCGGACCTTAAGATCAGCCTGATCAACGACAAGCTCGCGGTGACCGGCAAGGTGCTGGTACCCAAGGGCAAGATCACCGTGCGTGAACTGCCGCCGTCCACGGTCAAGGTCTCCGATGACACGGTGATCCTCGGGCATCAGACCGAGCAGGGCAAACCGCCGATGGTCATGGCCATGGATATCGACGTGCAGGTGGGGCAGGAAAAACTCTCGTTCAGTGGCTTTGGCCTGACCGCCAACCTGTTGGGGCACGTGCATATCGGCGACAACCTCGATACCCGTGGCGAACTGAGCCTGGCCGATGGCCGCTACCGGGCCTATGGCCAGCGCCTGACCATCCGCCGTGCGCGCTTGCTGTTTGCCGGCCCTATCGATCAGCCTTATCTGGACATCGAGGCGATTCGCAAGACCGATGACGTAGTTGCCGGTATCCGCTTGAGCGGCAGTGCCGAGCAGCCCACCACCCAGGTGTTCTCGGAGCCGGCCATGAGCCAGGAGCAGGCGCTGTCCTATCTGGTGCTCGGGCGGCCGCTGGGGACGACCGGGGAAGACAACAACATGCTCGCCGAGGCCGCGCTCGGCCTGGGCCTGGCAGGCAGCGCCGGGATTACCGGCAGCCTGGCCTCGAGCCTGGGTATCGATGACTTCCAGCTCGACACCCAGGGCAGCGGCAACAACACTGCCGTGGTCGCCAGCGGTAACCTGACCGAGCGTTTGAGCCTGCGTTACGGGGTGGGTGTGTTCGAGCCGGCCAACACCATTGCCTTGCGCTACAAGCTCAGCAAGAAGGTCTACCTGGAGGCGGCCAGTGGCCTGGCCAGCTCCCTGGATATCTTCTACAAACGGGACTTCTAA
- the xthA gene encoding exodeoxyribonuclease III, translating into MKIVSFNINGLRARPHQLAALIEKHQPDVIGLQETKVSDEQFPLAEVQALGYHVHFHGQKGHYGVALLSRQAPLSLHKGFSTDEEDAQRRFIWGTFADANGTPITIMNGYFPQGESRDHPTKFPAKQRFYNDLQALLETQFQNDQPVLVMGDVNISPEDCDIGIGADNAKRWLKTGKCSFLPEEREWMARLKNWGLVDSFRHLHPQVADRFSWFDYRSRGFEDEPKRGLRIDLIMASQGLLPRIKDAGVDYDLRGMEKPSDHAPIWLELN; encoded by the coding sequence ATGAAGATCGTCTCGTTCAACATCAATGGCCTGCGTGCCCGGCCCCACCAGTTGGCGGCGTTGATCGAAAAGCACCAGCCCGACGTCATCGGCCTGCAGGAAACCAAGGTCAGCGACGAGCAGTTCCCGCTGGCCGAGGTCCAGGCCCTGGGCTACCACGTGCACTTTCATGGCCAGAAAGGCCACTACGGCGTCGCCCTGCTCTCGCGCCAGGCACCGCTGAGCCTGCACAAGGGCTTCAGCACCGATGAAGAAGACGCCCAGCGCCGCTTCATCTGGGGCACCTTCGCCGATGCCAATGGCACGCCGATCACCATCATGAACGGCTACTTCCCTCAGGGCGAAAGCCGCGACCACCCGACCAAGTTCCCGGCCAAGCAGCGCTTCTACAACGACCTGCAGGCACTGCTCGAAACCCAGTTTCAGAACGATCAACCGGTGCTGGTGATGGGCGACGTAAACATCTCGCCGGAGGACTGCGACATCGGCATTGGTGCCGACAATGCCAAACGCTGGCTCAAGACCGGCAAGTGCAGTTTCCTGCCCGAAGAGCGCGAATGGATGGCGCGCCTGAAGAACTGGGGCCTGGTCGACAGCTTCCGCCACCTGCACCCGCAAGTCGCCGACCGGTTCAGCTGGTTCGACTACCGCAGCCGCGGCTTTGAAGATGAGCCCAAGCGCGGCCTGCGCATCGACCTGATCATGGCCTCCCAAGGGCTGCTGCCACGGATCAAGGACGCCGGGGTCGACTATGACCTGCGCGGAATGGAAAAGCCTTCGGACCATGCGCCGATCTGGCTCGAATTGAACTGA
- a CDS encoding DUF2589 domain-containing protein yields MATIDNDLIGSVMNALPLDRMIAGPLQAMVQAQVAASQSYADFLMGVCVQNGKAVAIEFAYDETVTDEQGAAKGTVSKSMRIPLMAAIAHPNIVIEEGNVEFEVTISQQAESSRETAGELSTAASFGFGKFKMELKGQVSHKSTQTRKTDTRARYAFNTKVRRQEPPEALMRVIDALTEAASKPVISSS; encoded by the coding sequence ATGGCAACAATCGACAACGATCTGATCGGTTCGGTCATGAACGCCCTGCCTCTGGACCGGATGATTGCCGGACCGCTGCAGGCAATGGTCCAGGCACAGGTAGCGGCAAGCCAGTCCTACGCCGACTTTCTCATGGGCGTCTGTGTACAGAATGGCAAAGCCGTCGCCATCGAGTTCGCCTACGACGAAACCGTCACCGACGAGCAGGGGGCGGCCAAGGGAACCGTCTCCAAGTCCATGCGGATCCCGCTGATGGCGGCAATCGCCCACCCCAACATCGTTATCGAGGAAGGTAACGTCGAGTTCGAAGTGACCATCAGCCAACAAGCTGAATCCAGTCGCGAAACCGCCGGCGAATTGAGTACCGCTGCCTCCTTCGGCTTCGGCAAGTTCAAGATGGAGCTCAAAGGCCAGGTCAGCCACAAGTCGACACAAACCCGCAAGACCGATACCCGTGCGCGCTATGCCTTTAACACCAAAGTACGCCGCCAGGAGCCGCCGGAGGCACTGATGCGGGTCATTGACGCCCTTACCGAAGCTGCCAGTAAACCGGTCATCAGTTCCAGCTGA
- a CDS encoding autotransporter assembly complex protein TamA, with protein sequence MTYSGRFTCGLILWVASFGAYAQSELVVRVKPANNELKANVEGYIGSLGKRDEEALLRFSRGAVEQAHKASQALGYYQAQIDSEVKPPAKADKGPQLVLTIDPGEPVHLRDVTIRIDGPASELKAFRIPDSKALRSGAVLNHGHYEDAKRLIQNQASRYGFFSGHFVRQRLAVDPQAGVADIELIYESGPRYRLGKVSFAGDTPLDEDLLQRMVPFKADTPYDSELIAELNNALQSSGYFEGVRVDAAPTAAVEQSIPVAVQLDTRKPRTMGLGLGFSTDVGPRGKANWTRHWVNPQGHSYGWETELSAPRQNVGLWYDIPLDPPLTDKLRFAGGYQNEEIAGTDTLSKLLTVGPEWHSKLPSGWQRVISLKYQREEYKLGDDSGLSNLLMPGISYSYLRSDNRIDPHNGYRLQFDVQAAKEGLVSDTNLLHANVLLKGLTTLGQNHRFLGRVQFGGSATNSYKNSVPPSLRFFAGGDQSVRGYDYQTLSPKNSDGDRIGGRYLVAASAEYQYSVAEKWRVATFIDQGNSFNNLELPSLKTGVGIGVRWVSPVGPLRLDLARALDDDGGLRLHFSMGPEL encoded by the coding sequence ATGACGTATTCAGGACGATTCACCTGCGGTTTGATTCTATGGGTTGCCAGCTTCGGCGCGTATGCGCAAAGCGAGCTGGTGGTTCGGGTCAAACCTGCCAATAACGAACTCAAGGCCAATGTCGAAGGCTATATCGGCAGCCTTGGTAAACGCGATGAAGAGGCGCTGCTGCGCTTCAGCCGCGGCGCAGTCGAGCAGGCGCACAAGGCCTCCCAGGCCCTGGGCTATTACCAGGCGCAGATCGACAGCGAGGTCAAACCACCCGCCAAGGCCGACAAGGGCCCGCAGCTGGTATTGACCATCGATCCAGGCGAGCCGGTGCACCTGCGTGATGTGACCATCCGTATCGATGGCCCGGCCAGCGAACTCAAAGCCTTCCGTATTCCCGACAGCAAGGCGCTGCGCTCAGGCGCGGTGCTCAACCATGGCCATTACGAAGACGCCAAGCGCCTGATCCAGAACCAGGCCTCACGCTACGGTTTTTTCAGTGGCCATTTCGTTCGCCAGCGCCTGGCGGTAGACCCCCAGGCCGGTGTCGCCGACATTGAACTGATCTACGAAAGCGGCCCGCGCTACCGCCTGGGCAAGGTCAGTTTTGCCGGCGATACGCCGCTCGATGAAGACCTGCTGCAACGCATGGTGCCGTTCAAGGCCGATACCCCCTACGATTCCGAGCTGATCGCCGAGCTCAACAATGCCCTGCAATCGAGCGGCTACTTCGAAGGCGTACGGGTCGATGCCGCGCCAACCGCTGCTGTCGAACAGAGCATCCCGGTAGCCGTTCAGCTCGACACCCGCAAGCCTCGGACCATGGGCCTGGGCCTGGGTTTCTCGACCGACGTCGGTCCGCGCGGCAAGGCCAACTGGACCCGCCACTGGGTCAACCCGCAAGGCCACAGCTACGGCTGGGAAACCGAACTGTCGGCGCCGCGGCAGAACGTCGGCCTGTGGTACGACATTCCGCTCGACCCGCCGCTGACCGACAAACTGCGTTTCGCCGGTGGCTACCAGAACGAAGAAATCGCCGGCACCGACACCTTGAGCAAGCTGCTCACGGTTGGCCCGGAATGGCACAGCAAGCTGCCCAGCGGCTGGCAGCGGGTCATCTCGCTCAAGTACCAGCGCGAAGAATACAAGCTTGGTGACGATTCGGGTCTGAGCAATCTGCTGATGCCAGGTATCAGCTATTCCTACCTGCGCAGCGACAACCGTATCGACCCGCACAATGGCTATCGCCTGCAGTTCGATGTGCAGGCGGCCAAGGAGGGGCTGGTCTCCGACACTAACCTGTTGCACGCCAATGTGTTGCTCAAGGGCCTGACCACCCTGGGCCAGAACCATCGCTTTCTCGGCCGTGTGCAGTTCGGCGGCAGCGCCACCAACAGCTACAAGAATTCCGTTCCACCCTCGCTGCGCTTTTTCGCCGGTGGCGACCAGAGCGTGCGCGGTTACGATTACCAGACCCTGTCGCCCAAGAACTCCGACGGCGATCGCATCGGCGGCCGCTACCTGGTGGCCGCCAGCGCCGAGTACCAGTATTCGGTCGCCGAGAAGTGGCGGGTGGCGACCTTCATCGACCAGGGCAATTCATTCAACAATCTGGAGCTTCCCAGCCTCAAGACCGGTGTCGGTATCGGTGTGCGCTGGGTGTCTCCGGTCGGGCCGCTGCGTCTGGATCTGGCCCGTGCGCTGGATGACGACGGCGGCTTGCGTTTGCACTTCTCCATGGGGCCGGAACTGTGA